One Spirochaetota bacterium genomic region harbors:
- a CDS encoding TetR/AcrR family transcriptional regulator, whose product MGIKERKIREKEERRIAILDAARTLLFREGIASTSVHQIAKLTELSVGTIYLYFSSKEEIFATLQEEGLDILYAKVEEAGKNGDRAAERLARMAQAYLDFSREHKKYFDIFNYFISSPDVIFPPNLKNRIDRHGNMILVMVEDAIKQGIADGDFAEVNVKNSALYFWGSLHGLIQLRKLKNTMYRHENFEELYRYAADHFIRGLAPFPVAPKGTTSKKTVAVRPH is encoded by the coding sequence ATGGGAATTAAAGAAAGAAAAATCCGCGAAAAAGAGGAGCGGCGGATCGCGATCCTCGACGCCGCGCGCACACTGCTTTTCCGGGAAGGAATCGCGTCCACCTCGGTGCACCAGATAGCGAAACTCACCGAGCTCTCGGTCGGCACGATCTACCTGTATTTTTCCAGCAAAGAGGAGATATTCGCCACACTGCAGGAGGAGGGGCTGGACATTCTGTACGCGAAGGTGGAAGAGGCCGGGAAAAACGGCGACCGCGCGGCCGAAAGACTCGCCAGGATGGCGCAGGCATATCTCGACTTCTCGCGCGAACACAAAAAGTATTTCGACATCTTCAATTATTTCATCTCGTCGCCCGACGTTATCTTTCCCCCGAATTTGAAAAACAGGATCGACAGGCACGGCAACATGATTCTCGTGATGGTGGAAGATGCGATAAAACAGGGCATCGCCGACGGCGATTTCGCGGAGGTGAATGTCAAGAACTCGGCGCTCTATTTCTGGGGCTCACTTCACGGACTGATACAGCTCAGGAAGCTCAAGAACACCATGTACCGCCACGAAAACTTCGAGGAACTGTATCGCTATGCGGCCGACCACTTCATACGGGGGCTTGCGCCCTTTCCCGTGGCGCCGAAGGGCACGACGTCGAAAAAAACCGTCGCAGTTCGTCCGCACTGA
- a CDS encoding heavy metal translocating P-type ATPase yields MSEKKTIDLHIGGMSCVMCSRTVENALSKVDGVSGVSVNHATGVARVSAADVAQLGLMAAAIRESGYEFLGTDSGGDRQRGEEWRERDLSAKRTRFIIGLVSGFILMGMMYVPALHALPISWIMLVVATPLFVYVSAPIFSAAARALRNRNLTMDVMYSMGIGAAYGASLLGTFRVLPHDFMFYETALMLAGFLMLGRYLEGRARGRTSDTIKKLMALNPDTAIVVRDGLETEVPLDTIVPNDTLLVRPGERVPVDGEVLSGESSVDESMLTGESIPVFRKQGDPVTGGTVNLNSVLRIKAARTGGDTVVAGIIRLVKEAQGSHPPVQRIADVVVGWFIPVILTIAVISFAGWYFIAGESLLFAFTTLVSILVIACPCALGLATPTAVTVGIGRGAELGILIRDGEALETASRVNTVLLDKTGTITRGRPAVTDLVPFDVDEIELLEILSGVEKDSLHPLAAAIVAEAHRRGIAARDVGSFDTHAGRGVSGLLSGAPVLAGSGDFLIEKGIAIGAEAYAGIKKLEGAGRTVVVCAFDGRVIGIAGISDSPREDASAAIDELRRMGIQVAMITGDNRRTAEAVAREVGIDDVIAGVLPERKAEEVRRLQEDGRSVAFAGDGINDAPALAAADVGIALGGGTDIAVESGRIVLMRERLLDVPAALQLSRAVMTRIRRNIFWAFAYNILLVPVAAGLLHPVYGITFKPELAGLAMAASSVTVVGFSLLLKRFTPGAYRSGKNS; encoded by the coding sequence ATGAGCGAAAAGAAAACCATCGATCTTCATATCGGCGGGATGAGCTGCGTGATGTGTTCCCGCACGGTGGAGAACGCGCTTTCGAAGGTTGACGGGGTCAGCGGCGTTTCGGTCAACCACGCCACCGGTGTCGCCCGCGTGAGCGCCGCAGACGTCGCACAACTGGGCCTCATGGCCGCGGCGATCCGGGAATCCGGGTACGAGTTCCTCGGCACGGACTCCGGGGGGGACCGGCAACGCGGAGAGGAATGGCGCGAGCGGGACCTCTCCGCCAAGCGGACGCGCTTCATCATCGGGCTTGTTTCGGGTTTTATCCTGATGGGAATGATGTATGTGCCCGCACTGCACGCGCTTCCGATTTCATGGATCATGCTCGTTGTCGCCACCCCGCTCTTCGTCTACGTGAGCGCCCCCATTTTTTCCGCGGCCGCTCGCGCGCTGCGAAACCGGAACCTGACCATGGACGTCATGTACTCCATGGGAATCGGCGCGGCCTATGGCGCAAGCCTCCTCGGCACCTTCAGGGTGCTGCCGCACGACTTCATGTTCTACGAAACGGCGCTTATGCTCGCCGGCTTCCTCATGCTGGGACGCTATCTCGAGGGGCGCGCGCGCGGCCGGACATCGGACACCATAAAAAAGCTCATGGCCCTCAATCCCGATACCGCCATCGTGGTCCGCGACGGACTCGAAACCGAGGTGCCGCTCGACACGATCGTCCCGAATGACACACTTCTTGTGCGCCCCGGCGAGCGCGTGCCGGTGGATGGCGAGGTGCTCTCGGGCGAGAGCTCCGTTGACGAATCCATGCTAACGGGCGAATCCATTCCCGTTTTCCGCAAACAGGGCGACCCGGTTACCGGAGGCACGGTCAACCTGAACAGCGTACTGCGCATAAAGGCGGCGAGGACCGGCGGCGACACCGTCGTTGCCGGCATCATCCGCCTCGTAAAGGAGGCGCAGGGTTCACACCCGCCCGTTCAGCGCATCGCCGACGTCGTCGTCGGATGGTTCATCCCCGTCATCCTCACCATCGCGGTGATTTCCTTCGCTGGCTGGTATTTCATCGCGGGCGAATCGCTCCTCTTCGCCTTCACCACGCTGGTCTCGATCCTGGTTATCGCCTGCCCCTGCGCGCTCGGGCTTGCGACCCCCACGGCCGTCACCGTGGGCATCGGCAGAGGGGCCGAACTCGGCATCCTCATACGCGACGGCGAGGCGCTCGAGACCGCCTCGCGCGTCAACACCGTCCTCCTCGACAAAACCGGAACCATCACGCGCGGCCGGCCGGCCGTAACCGACCTGGTTCCGTTCGACGTGGATGAGATCGAACTGCTCGAAATTCTCTCGGGCGTCGAAAAGGACTCGCTCCATCCCCTCGCCGCCGCAATCGTCGCCGAGGCGCACCGGCGCGGGATCGCGGCTCGCGATGTCGGCTCTTTCGATACGCACGCCGGCAGGGGGGTAAGCGGCCTTCTCTCGGGCGCACCGGTCCTGGCCGGAAGCGGGGACTTCCTCATCGAAAAGGGCATCGCCATCGGCGCTGAGGCATACGCGGGCATCAAAAAACTTGAAGGAGCCGGCAGAACCGTTGTCGTCTGCGCCTTCGACGGGCGCGTTATCGGCATCGCCGGAATCTCCGATTCCCCGCGCGAAGACGCGTCGGCCGCCATAGACGAGCTTCGCCGCATGGGAATACAGGTCGCCATGATCACCGGAGACAACCGTCGCACCGCCGAAGCGGTGGCCCGCGAGGTGGGTATTGACGATGTTATCGCCGGAGTGCTTCCGGAGCGCAAGGCGGAAGAGGTCCGGCGCCTTCAGGAGGACGGACGCTCGGTCGCCTTCGCGGGAGACGGCATCAACGATGCCCCGGCCCTCGCCGCCGCCGATGTCGGTATCGCGCTCGGAGGCGGCACCGACATTGCCGTGGAAAGCGGACGAATCGTACTCATGAGGGAGCGCCTGCTCGACGTGCCCGCCGCTCTCCAGCTAAGCCGCGCCGTGATGACGCGCATCAGGCGGAACATCTTTTGGGCCTTCGCCTATAACATACTCCTGGTGCCTGTCGCGGCCGGGCTTCTTCATCCCGTTTACGGCATCACGTTCAAGCCGGAACTCGCCGGACTCGCCATGGCCGCAAGCTCCGTCACCGTGGTGGGCTTCTCACTCCTCCTGAAGCGCTTTACGCCCGGGGCATACAGGTCCGGAAAAAACTCTTGA
- a CDS encoding aminotransferase class III-fold pyridoxal phosphate-dependent enzyme yields the protein MKLYEFIKSYEMFEEAKKYVPNGIYGPRSPMFLTFGSYPAFVKHGEGCRIWDVDGNEYIDYMCSFGTNLLGLKHPKIDAAARKQQENADCFTLPSDLWLPLAKKMVDTIEGADWCVFGKNGSDVTSYAITVARVHTGKTVILIAKGSYHGSHFWCQPHGEGVPAEWKTHLAYFEYNDVADFKRVVNENKGKVAAVILTPHRHDALRDQDLPAKEFVDAVNATAKSEGFDIIIDDIRCGFRLNLAGSAKHYGFNADLQTFGKAMANGYPIAVASGRFELKPSAEKVFFSGTHFFSGVPFAAAIATIDEIKSSGAIERIDTMGKKLMKGLEEAAAAAGVKVALSGPPAMPYMTFENDATFETNRYFCGEAARRGIFFHPHHNWFVCAAITDTDIKKTIDVAAECLALVKKKIGG from the coding sequence ATGAAGCTCTATGAATTTATTAAATCGTACGAGATGTTCGAGGAGGCGAAAAAATACGTTCCCAACGGCATCTATGGCCCCAGAAGCCCGATGTTCCTCACCTTCGGTTCATATCCGGCGTTCGTTAAACACGGCGAGGGATGTCGCATCTGGGACGTCGACGGCAATGAATATATCGACTACATGTGCTCGTTCGGAACGAACCTTCTCGGGCTCAAGCACCCTAAAATCGACGCGGCCGCCCGCAAACAGCAGGAGAACGCCGATTGCTTCACGCTGCCCTCGGACCTCTGGCTTCCACTGGCGAAGAAGATGGTGGATACCATTGAGGGGGCCGACTGGTGCGTTTTCGGCAAGAACGGTTCGGATGTAACCTCGTACGCGATCACCGTCGCGCGCGTACACACCGGGAAAACGGTCATCCTCATCGCGAAGGGCTCCTACCACGGCTCGCACTTCTGGTGTCAGCCACATGGGGAAGGCGTCCCGGCCGAGTGGAAGACCCACCTGGCCTATTTCGAATACAACGACGTCGCCGATTTCAAGCGCGTCGTCAACGAGAACAAGGGGAAGGTCGCGGCCGTCATCCTCACACCGCACCGCCACGACGCCCTTCGCGACCAGGACCTCCCCGCGAAAGAATTCGTCGACGCCGTCAATGCGACCGCGAAGAGCGAGGGCTTCGACATCATCATCGACGACATCCGCTGCGGATTCCGCCTCAACCTGGCGGGAAGCGCGAAGCATTACGGATTCAACGCCGATCTGCAAACTTTCGGCAAGGCAATGGCCAACGGCTATCCGATAGCGGTGGCGTCCGGGCGTTTCGAGCTCAAGCCCTCCGCCGAGAAGGTCTTCTTTTCCGGCACACATTTCTTCTCGGGGGTCCCGTTTGCCGCGGCCATCGCCACTATAGACGAGATCAAGTCGAGCGGCGCCATTGAGAGGATCGACACCATGGGCAAAAAGCTCATGAAGGGCCTGGAAGAGGCGGCCGCGGCCGCAGGCGTCAAAGTAGCCCTTTCGGGTCCTCCTGCCATGCCCTATATGACCTTTGAAAACGACGCGACCTTCGAGACCAACCGATACTTTTGCGGGGAGGCGGCCAGAAGGGGGATATTCTTCCATCCGCATCACAACTGGTTCGTCTGCGCGGCCATAACCGATACGGACATCAAAAAGACCATCGACGTGGCCGCCGAATGCCTCGCGCTGGTGAAAAAAAAGATAGGGGGCTGA
- a CDS encoding M23 family metallopeptidase, with protein sequence MKFKIRQYQSGFKMRFSESYHVWKKKYGKWWDGFREKGHERMTVMFIPHNEKKIFNFQISKFTISFFVLLFMVVVVTSSYAVIKNASSKREEARLMMNYKDVKSSLLRFEKLTNNIADLVEEMKPDIEALYELSAGENGDVDKIWKLEIGALEAVVEDKSMKPLLPEEIETLRELQKNLICTTNTIKTVKNFVDVRSKVINDTPSIVPTQGHITSLFGWRRSPFGFGRDFHTGIDIAASHGAEIRVTAPGVVLSTGWGGGYGYMVRVRHKYGFETIYGHCSRIVVGVGENVRKGQVVAHVGQTGSATGNHCHYEIRLGTVAINPYPYMSRIW encoded by the coding sequence ATGAAGTTCAAAATACGACAGTACCAGAGCGGCTTTAAGATGCGCTTTTCCGAAAGCTATCATGTCTGGAAGAAGAAATACGGAAAATGGTGGGATGGATTCCGCGAAAAGGGACACGAGCGGATGACGGTCATGTTCATCCCCCATAACGAAAAAAAGATTTTTAATTTCCAGATTTCCAAGTTCACCATATCGTTTTTCGTGCTGCTCTTCATGGTCGTGGTTGTCACATCGTCCTATGCGGTCATTAAAAACGCGAGTTCCAAGCGCGAGGAAGCACGGCTGATGATGAACTACAAGGACGTCAAGTCCAGCCTCCTGCGTTTCGAGAAGCTTACGAACAACATCGCCGATCTGGTGGAGGAGATGAAGCCCGATATCGAGGCGCTTTACGAGCTTTCCGCCGGAGAAAACGGCGATGTTGACAAAATATGGAAGCTCGAGATCGGGGCGCTGGAGGCCGTGGTCGAGGACAAGAGCATGAAGCCGCTTCTGCCCGAGGAGATCGAGACGCTCAGGGAGCTTCAGAAAAACCTTATCTGCACCACCAACACGATCAAGACCGTGAAGAATTTTGTCGACGTGCGGAGCAAGGTGATCAACGATACCCCGTCGATCGTTCCGACGCAGGGACACATCACGTCGCTCTTCGGATGGAGGCGCTCGCCCTTTGGTTTCGGCAGGGACTTCCATACGGGGATTGATATAGCGGCGTCCCACGGCGCGGAGATACGGGTGACGGCCCCCGGCGTTGTTCTCTCGACCGGCTGGGGCGGTGGTTATGGCTACATGGTGAGGGTGCGTCACAAGTACGGTTTTGAGACGATATACGGGCACTGCTCGCGTATCGTTGTCGGTGTCGGCGAAAACGTTCGCAAGGGCCAGGTTGTCGCCCACGTTGGCCAGACGGGCTCGGCGACCGGAAACCACTGCCATTACGAGATACGCCTCGGTACCGTCGCAATCAATCCATACCCCTATATGAGCAGGATCTGGTAG
- a CDS encoding YkgJ family cysteine cluster protein, giving the protein MSDDLFSMLEKRIDEAFEKFDSYFPLLHYALYAPLQGILGEARGGVSCFKGCSRCCSRIVVASRAEALALIDYLYAFTDFDRDDLNRRIAEHAALLRAFLDERSEAGDENAVWFEKSIPCPFLENDLCTVYDGRPLSCRIYHSLEDPEHCSRPVRNVAELPLLADAEKLFRILVQKIAGKVDPSIEVNGVLTIMMDEFIAGGAFKTDDPSPGR; this is encoded by the coding sequence ATGTCCGACGACCTGTTCAGCATGCTCGAAAAGCGAATCGACGAGGCCTTCGAAAAATTCGACTCGTACTTTCCCCTGCTTCATTACGCGCTCTATGCCCCCCTTCAGGGAATACTCGGCGAAGCGCGGGGGGGCGTTTCATGCTTCAAGGGCTGTTCGCGCTGCTGTTCCCGCATTGTCGTCGCCAGCCGCGCCGAGGCGCTGGCGCTCATCGACTATCTCTACGCCTTCACGGATTTCGACCGCGATGATCTCAACCGCCGCATCGCCGAACACGCCGCGCTTTTACGGGCCTTTCTGGACGAGCGGAGCGAGGCGGGCGATGAAAACGCCGTCTGGTTCGAGAAAAGCATACCATGCCCCTTTCTCGAAAACGACCTCTGCACGGTGTATGACGGGCGGCCCCTTTCGTGCCGCATCTATCATTCGCTCGAAGACCCCGAACACTGCAGCCGGCCGGTACGTAACGTCGCCGAGCTCCCCCTGCTTGCCGACGCCGAAAAGCTCTTCCGGATACTGGTGCAGAAGATCGCAGGCAAGGTGGACCCCTCGATCGAGGTGAACGGCGTGCTCACCATCATGATGGACGAGTTTATCGCCGGAGGGGCCTTTAAAACAGACGATCCATCGCCTGGGCGATAG
- the radA gene encoding DNA repair protein RadA has product MARKPSPFVCSSCGAPTPKWAGRCSSCGEWNTIVTARPAAGEKREAAPVVALSDVGEDGFARIATGITEFDMVTGGGIVPGSVILVGGDPGIGKSTLALQVANSFRTFYFSGEESPAQIRHRAERLGVDTGRISVSTVTSVEEIIAAAESARPDCVVVDSVQTLYFSDVPGYAGSVSQIREASSRLVDMAKRTGIPVILIGHITKDGAIAGPKLLEHLVDTVLYFEGDFSKDYRVLRAFKNRYGSVNEIGLFRMEKKGLVEVKDKNSLFLNPYLSSSPGNAVSASLEGSRIILFEVQSLVSFTSFSNPRRMADGFDLNRLILLVAVLEKHGLLKLGTFDVFVNVAGGFHITETASDLAVAMSIASSLKSREIPPSTGFIGEIALSGEVRHVAQCHRRIQEFARSGFERIVLPKGELDEARRAGFAGEVVEVGTIAQAMDRLF; this is encoded by the coding sequence ATGGCGCGAAAACCGAGTCCCTTCGTCTGTTCCTCGTGCGGCGCCCCCACGCCCAAATGGGCCGGGCGCTGCTCCTCCTGCGGGGAATGGAACACGATCGTGACGGCGCGGCCCGCGGCGGGGGAAAAGCGGGAGGCCGCGCCGGTTGTAGCGCTTTCGGATGTGGGCGAGGACGGGTTTGCCCGCATCGCCACCGGCATAACCGAGTTCGACATGGTGACCGGCGGAGGGATCGTCCCCGGATCGGTGATACTCGTGGGGGGCGACCCGGGCATCGGCAAGTCGACCCTCGCGCTCCAGGTGGCGAACTCGTTCCGGACCTTTTATTTTTCGGGCGAGGAGTCGCCCGCGCAGATACGGCACCGCGCCGAGCGGCTGGGGGTGGACACCGGGAGGATATCGGTCTCCACCGTCACCTCGGTGGAGGAGATCATCGCGGCGGCGGAATCCGCACGGCCCGACTGCGTGGTCGTCGACTCGGTGCAGACGCTTTATTTTTCCGATGTTCCCGGATACGCGGGTTCCGTAAGCCAGATACGCGAGGCAAGCTCGCGCCTGGTCGACATGGCCAAGCGCACGGGCATACCCGTCATTCTCATCGGCCACATCACCAAGGACGGGGCCATCGCCGGGCCGAAGCTCCTCGAGCACCTGGTCGACACGGTACTGTATTTTGAGGGGGATTTTTCGAAGGACTACCGGGTGCTGCGCGCCTTCAAGAACCGTTACGGCTCGGTGAACGAGATCGGCCTCTTCCGCATGGAAAAAAAAGGCCTCGTCGAGGTGAAGGACAAGAACAGCCTGTTTCTCAACCCTTATCTTTCATCCTCTCCCGGCAACGCCGTCTCGGCATCGCTCGAGGGCAGTCGCATCATCCTCTTCGAGGTGCAGTCGCTGGTAAGCTTCACCAGCTTCTCGAACCCGCGCCGGATGGCCGACGGCTTCGACCTCAACCGCCTCATCCTCCTCGTGGCGGTGCTCGAAAAGCACGGGCTTCTCAAGCTCGGCACCTTCGATGTTTTCGTCAACGTCGCCGGAGGATTTCATATAACGGAGACGGCGTCGGACCTCGCCGTCGCCATGTCGATCGCCTCGAGCCTTAAAAGCAGGGAGATACCGCCATCCACCGGATTTATCGGCGAGATCGCCCTTTCGGGCGAGGTGCGTCACGTGGCGCAGTGCCATCGGAGGATCCAGGAGTTTGCGCGCTCGGGTTTTGAGAGGATCGTGCTGCCCAAGGGCGAGCTTGACGAGGCGCGCCGGGCGGGCTTCGCCGGCGAGGTCGTAGAGGTCGGCACTATCGCCCAGGCGATGGATCGTCTGTTTTAA
- a CDS encoding DHH family phosphoesterase, translating into MNPGESSKRLLGALRRYRNLLILIKGSPDPDVIASSFALMAVCDHVGLKSSIVALAEISHPQNRAIVKSLDIPLTIEKGTPSPHGYDAYAVLDFQSAYTKGVSEKLPCAVHIDHHAKAEDDIKADFYMVSDEAGAASTYMALILRELDLPPRGPMRTGVATALLLGIQTDTDNLRHATKLDYEALQFLSVMVDERIVQKISNLPLSENALRLISTAMFDHETYRDWFFAGLSFIDESERDNIAIVADFLLGSGEAETVAVFAIVEKKHPGGLSLDVSFRTSNSDLDLNGLIKNITPDGGGRAYKGAYQVNLDYFASCPDRELLWKAVRLTTIETLKAARDNVRFIELRGFYRRVKGKIESLFGS; encoded by the coding sequence ATGAATCCAGGGGAATCATCAAAGCGGCTGCTCGGGGCGCTTCGCCGCTACCGCAATCTCCTCATCCTCATCAAGGGGTCGCCCGACCCCGACGTTATCGCCTCATCCTTCGCCCTCATGGCGGTTTGCGACCATGTCGGCCTTAAATCGTCGATCGTGGCGCTTGCCGAAATTTCGCATCCTCAGAACAGGGCGATCGTCAAAAGCCTCGACATACCTCTGACCATCGAAAAGGGTACGCCTTCGCCGCACGGTTACGACGCGTATGCGGTGCTCGACTTCCAGTCCGCCTATACAAAGGGCGTTTCGGAAAAGCTGCCGTGCGCCGTGCATATCGATCATCACGCCAAAGCGGAAGACGATATTAAGGCCGATTTTTACATGGTCTCGGACGAGGCGGGCGCGGCAAGCACCTACATGGCCCTCATCCTCCGCGAACTCGACCTGCCGCCGCGCGGACCCATGCGCACCGGCGTGGCCACGGCGCTTCTGCTCGGCATACAGACCGATACGGACAATCTGCGCCATGCGACAAAACTTGATTACGAGGCGCTGCAGTTCCTTTCCGTAATGGTCGACGAACGGATCGTTCAAAAAATATCAAACCTGCCGCTTTCGGAGAACGCACTCAGGCTCATCAGCACCGCCATGTTCGACCACGAAACATACCGCGACTGGTTTTTCGCCGGCCTTTCGTTCATCGATGAATCGGAAAGGGACAATATCGCCATCGTCGCCGATTTCCTGCTGGGAAGCGGGGAGGCCGAAACCGTCGCGGTCTTCGCCATCGTTGAAAAAAAACATCCGGGAGGCCTCTCCCTCGACGTCTCATTTCGCACCTCGAACTCCGATCTCGATCTTAACGGTCTCATCAAGAACATAACACCCGATGGGGGCGGACGCGCCTACAAGGGCGCCTACCAGGTGAACCTGGATTATTTCGCCTCCTGCCCCGACAGGGAACTGCTCTGGAAGGCCGTTCGGCTTACGACGATTGAGACATTAAAGGCGGCCCGCGACAACGTGCGGTTCATCGAGCTGCGGGGCTTCTACCGGAGAGTAAAGGGAAAAATAGAAAGCCTTTTCGGCAGTTAA
- a CDS encoding VOC family protein — MNWNHLGIKTADLSKSLGFYCDMLGLRIVDEVDILGKKFYFVGNDDFSIEIEPGNPGDVQANASVQTGLYHFSLTVDDIKGLVAMLRERGVTVAFDPLQPRPDRWTSFIQGPDGEFIQLIEYVNK; from the coding sequence ATGAACTGGAACCACCTCGGAATAAAGACGGCCGATCTCTCAAAATCGCTCGGGTTTTACTGCGATATGCTCGGCCTTCGGATCGTAGATGAAGTTGACATCCTCGGCAAGAAATTCTACTTTGTCGGCAACGACGACTTCAGCATTGAGATCGAGCCGGGCAATCCCGGCGATGTCCAGGCCAATGCGAGCGTCCAGACCGGATTGTACCACTTCAGCCTCACGGTGGACGACATCAAGGGGCTTGTGGCCATGCTGAGGGAACGGGGCGTAACCGTCGCCTTCGATCCGCTCCAGCCAAGGCCCGATCGCTGGACATCGTTCATCCAGGGGCCGGACGGTGAGTTCATACAGCTGATAGAATATGTGAATAAATAA
- a CDS encoding TSUP family transporter → MTYVLAVCIGILAGIAGGLMGIGGGLIIIPALAFILHFDQHMAQGTSLAAMVPPIGLLAAYVYYKNGHVNIPVAAFIAGGFILGGVVGAKTVVNIDAGILRKAFGVILFLISLRMILGK, encoded by the coding sequence ATGACATACGTGTTGGCCGTTTGTATAGGTATTCTGGCGGGGATTGCCGGCGGCCTTATGGGTATCGGGGGAGGACTTATCATAATCCCGGCGCTGGCCTTCATTCTTCATTTCGACCAGCACATGGCCCAGGGGACATCGCTCGCCGCCATGGTGCCGCCGATCGGCCTGCTGGCGGCGTACGTGTATTACAAGAACGGCCATGTCAACATACCGGTCGCGGCGTTTATCGCGGGTGGGTTCATCCTGGGCGGTGTTGTCGGGGCGAAGACAGTCGTGAATATCGATGCCGGTATTCTCAGAAAGGCATTCGGAGTCATACTGTTTCTGATCTCCCTGCGGATGATCCTTGGGAAGTGA
- a CDS encoding MlaD family protein, producing MIKMTNEIRVGLLITVSFTLFLLLVGILAKVNIAQSGYRLRVYYGFLNDLRIGAPVKIAGGIRIGQVGAIRQSSEKTEVTVWIDKKFRLIRPSQFAIFTTGIIGEKYINVFVPPSRDMDDYLKDGDRVYGIDPPSFDQMMLTFQGFMQDKSGGQILAEIFQNSNAFVANLNKMVEENRYDVRQTVSVSRATVATLSVQSKILVDQLNLLTRNLAQISETNKEDINITLKNLSETSSQLNKVMFRLENGRGTLGKLLTDEEVYNNIRDASILAKDLFYTLKMDPSKLLFRPKQ from the coding sequence ATGATAAAAATGACGAACGAGATCAGGGTGGGGCTGCTCATCACCGTGAGTTTTACCCTCTTTCTCCTGCTCGTGGGGATACTCGCCAAAGTGAACATAGCACAGAGCGGTTACCGTCTCAGGGTTTACTATGGATTTTTGAACGATCTGCGTATCGGGGCGCCGGTAAAGATCGCCGGCGGTATCCGGATCGGCCAGGTCGGGGCCATTCGCCAGTCGTCCGAGAAGACCGAGGTGACGGTCTGGATCGACAAAAAGTTCCGCCTGATCCGACCCAGTCAGTTCGCCATCTTCACCACAGGGATCATCGGTGAGAAATATATCAACGTCTTCGTGCCCCCCTCGCGCGATATGGACGATTATCTGAAAGACGGGGACAGGGTATACGGCATCGACCCGCCCAGCTTCGACCAGATGATGCTGACATTCCAGGGGTTCATGCAGGACAAAAGCGGCGGCCAAATACTGGCCGAGATATTCCAGAACTCCAACGCCTTCGTCGCAAACCTCAACAAGATGGTCGAGGAAAACCGTTACGACGTGCGCCAGACCGTTTCGGTGAGCCGCGCAACCGTCGCCACGCTCTCGGTCCAGAGCAAAATACTGGTCGACCAGCTTAACCTGCTTACCAGAAACCTCGCCCAGATTTCCGAGACCAACAAGGAGGACATCAACATCACCCTTAAAAACCTCTCCGAGACATCGAGCCAGCTCAACAAGGTTATGTTCCGGCTCGAAAACGGGCGGGGAACGCTCGGCAAACTACTGACCGACGAGGAGGTGTACAACAATATCCGCGACGCTTCGATCCTCGCCAAGGACCTTTTCTATACGCTGAAGATGGATCCGTCCAAGCTCCTCTTCAGGCCCAAGCAGTAA